In the Novosphingobium sp. 9 genome, one interval contains:
- the rpsT gene encoding 30S ribosomal protein S20: MANTPQARKRIRRNDRRALINTNRLSRIRTFVKKVEAALEGGDKTAAAAALKEAQPELARGVARGVLHKNTVARKMSRLTKRVAAL; the protein is encoded by the coding sequence ATGGCCAATACGCCGCAAGCCCGCAAGCGCATCCGTCGCAACGACCGCCGTGCGCTCATCAACACCAACCGTCTCAGCCGCATCCGCACCTTCGTGAAGAAGGTCGAAGCGGCGCTCGAGGGTGGCGACAAGACCGCCGCCGCTGCCGCGCTCAAGGAAGCGCAGCCCGAGCTGGCACGTGGTGTTGCGCGCGGCGTGCTCCACAAGAACACCGTGGCGCGCAAGATGTCGCGCCTCACCAAGCGCGTCGCCGCTCTCTGA